One Sulfurihydrogenibium subterraneum DSM 15120 DNA segment encodes these proteins:
- the rpsO gene encoding 30S ribosomal protein S15, whose translation MSITAEKKQELIKKFALHENDTGSPEVQIAILTERIRNLTEHIKANKKDLHSRRGLIGMVNKRKKLLSYLKRVDEQRYRKVIEELGIRESAGTNQ comes from the coding sequence ATGTCAATCACAGCTGAGAAGAAGCAAGAACTTATTAAAAAGTTTGCTTTACATGAAAACGATACAGGTTCACCAGAAGTTCAAATTGCAATTCTTACAGAAAGAATAAGAAACCTTACAGAGCACATTAAAGCAAACAAAAAAGACCTTCACTCAAGAAGAGGTCTTATTGGAATGGTTAATAAAAGAAAAAAACTTTTAAGCTATTTAAAAAGAGTAGATGAACAAAGATACAGAAAAGTTATAGAGGAATTAGGTATAAGAGAATCAGCTGGAACAAATCAATAA
- a CDS encoding C39 family peptidase, producing MKKIFFVILFLFNVSFSQVLLNVPFVKQKDEFCGPASLSSVFNFYGLEISQEEIGKEVYNPKLKGALITDLENFAKSNGFKTILKKSDINEIKTFIDEKKPVIALIDLGFWVVSKPHYVVIIGYNEKGFFVHSGYEEKVFIPYQEFEEKWGKMGKTILVVYR from the coding sequence ATGAAAAAAATTTTTTTTGTTATTTTATTTTTATTTAATGTATCTTTTAGTCAAGTCCTTTTAAACGTTCCTTTTGTAAAACAAAAAGATGAGTTTTGTGGACCTGCCTCTTTATCTTCGGTATTCAATTTCTACGGATTAGAAATATCTCAAGAAGAAATTGGAAAAGAAGTTTACAATCCTAAATTAAAAGGTGCTTTAATAACAGATTTAGAAAATTTTGCTAAGTCAAACGGTTTTAAAACCATTTTGAAAAAATCAGATATTAATGAAATTAAAACATTTATAGATGAGAAAAAGCCTGTCATTGCATTGATAGACTTAGGTTTTTGGGTTGTTTCTAAACCTCATTATGTTGTAATCATTGGATACAACGAAAAAGGATTTTTTGTACATTCTGGATACGAAGAAAAAGTTTTTATCCCTTACCAAGAGTTTGAAGAAAAATGGGGAAAGATGGGAAAAACAATATTAGTGGTTTACAGATGA
- a CDS encoding PA2779 family protein, translated as MINKFKKASIAFAMAGYMTLLSTAPAPAAMVDSVMSQNQSVIENQREAEINKIQRALENQLVREKLKAYGLTDEEVKQKLDKMSDQQIHMLAQASDKVLAGGDAIGAVIGVLIIVLLIIVILKLLNKEIIIR; from the coding sequence ATGATTAACAAATTTAAAAAAGCAAGTATTGCTTTTGCTATGGCGGGTTATATGACTTTATTATCAACAGCTCCTGCTCCTGCCGCAATGGTAGATTCAGTTATGTCTCAAAATCAATCTGTAATTGAAAACCAAAGAGAAGCTGAAATTAATAAAATTCAAAGAGCATTAGAAAACCAGCTTGTTAGAGAGAAGTTAAAAGCTTATGGTTTAACAGATGAAGAAGTTAAACAAAAGTTAGATAAAATGAGCGACCAACAGATACATATGTTAGCGCAGGCTTCCGATAAAGTTTTAGCAGGTGGTGATGCAATAGGTGCAGTTATAGGCGTTCTTATAATTGTTTTACTTATCATAGTTATTCTTAAACTTTTAAATAAAGAAATAATAATCAGATAA
- a CDS encoding polyribonucleotide nucleotidyltransferase — protein MEIEEIKVETEVNGAPFIIETGYFAKQANGAVIVRQGDTAVLVTAVMSEEPQTDIDFLPLTVEYREKYYAYGKIPGGFVKREGKPTDREVLVARNIDRPIRPLFPKGFYNDIVITAYTLSADDKYDPDVLGIVGASAALHISDIPFEGPIAGVRVCRVNGEFIANPTYQQKAQADIEIVVAGSKDAIVMVEGGSKEVPEEDILEAMMFGHQEIKKLIELQEELRAKCGKEKLQVPIDEEEIILKDKLTEFAYEKIKEAFKITDKKQRNKTINSIFEEAVATLEIPEEKIKKASFIYKDIVSNVMRDNILNEGIRIDGRKPEEIRPIWIKVGVFPRNHGSAIFTRGQTQAFVTVTLGSLSEGQIEESIEAGEVMKRFMLHYNFPPFSTGEAKPPRATSRREIGHGNLAERALEPLIPPEEEFPYVIRVVSDILESNGSTSMATVCGGSLALFDAGVPMKKHVAGIAMGLIKAEDKFVILSDILGDEDHLGDMDFKVAGTRDGVTSIQMDIKVKGLTKEILEKALQQAREGKNYILDLMYQAIPEPRKEVSPYAPTVTTLRVLPDKIPIIIGPAGKNIKKIIEETKVKIDLDPEGLVKIYATSREAAEKAVSMINELILDIELGEVYMGKVTRVEDYGAFVELLPGRLSLLHVSQITGERLKSAKEKIKVGDILKVKVSEIDDQGRVKVSLKDVPENVEPKNKFLFKEE, from the coding sequence ATGGAGATAGAAGAAATTAAGGTTGAGACAGAAGTTAATGGAGCTCCTTTTATAATTGAAACAGGATATTTTGCAAAACAGGCAAACGGTGCGGTAATAGTAAGACAAGGAGATACTGCTGTCTTAGTAACGGCAGTAATGTCTGAAGAACCACAAACTGATATAGATTTTCTTCCTTTAACCGTTGAATATAGAGAAAAGTATTACGCTTATGGTAAAATTCCTGGTGGTTTTGTAAAAAGAGAAGGAAAACCTACAGATAGAGAAGTATTGGTAGCAAGAAACATTGACAGACCTATTAGACCATTATTTCCAAAGGGTTTTTATAATGATATAGTTATTACTGCTTACACATTATCAGCAGATGATAAATATGACCCAGATGTTTTAGGAATAGTAGGAGCTTCTGCAGCTCTACATATATCAGATATACCTTTTGAAGGTCCCATTGCAGGTGTTAGAGTCTGTAGAGTTAACGGAGAATTTATAGCAAATCCAACTTACCAGCAAAAAGCTCAAGCGGATATTGAAATAGTTGTTGCTGGTTCAAAAGATGCGATTGTTATGGTAGAAGGTGGTTCAAAAGAAGTTCCAGAAGAAGATATTCTTGAAGCTATGATGTTTGGTCATCAAGAGATAAAAAAACTGATAGAGCTTCAAGAAGAGTTAAGGGCAAAATGTGGTAAAGAAAAACTACAAGTTCCTATAGATGAAGAAGAGATAATTTTAAAAGACAAACTGACAGAATTTGCTTACGAAAAAATAAAAGAAGCATTTAAAATTACAGATAAAAAACAGAGAAACAAAACAATTAACTCTATATTTGAGGAAGCTGTAGCTACCCTTGAGATACCAGAAGAAAAAATAAAAAAAGCTTCTTTTATTTACAAAGATATAGTGAGCAACGTAATGAGAGATAATATATTAAACGAAGGCATAAGAATAGACGGCAGGAAACCAGAAGAGATAAGACCTATATGGATTAAAGTTGGAGTATTCCCAAGGAACCACGGGTCTGCAATATTTACAAGAGGACAAACTCAAGCTTTTGTTACTGTAACTTTAGGTTCCCTTTCAGAAGGTCAGATAGAAGAGAGTATAGAGGCTGGCGAGGTAATGAAAAGGTTTATGCTTCACTACAACTTCCCTCCTTTCTCTACAGGTGAAGCTAAACCTCCAAGAGCAACTTCAAGAAGGGAGATAGGACACGGAAACTTAGCAGAAAGAGCATTAGAGCCACTCATCCCACCGGAAGAAGAATTTCCATATGTTATAAGAGTTGTATCAGATATATTAGAGTCTAACGGTTCTACCTCTATGGCAACTGTATGTGGAGGTTCTTTGGCTTTATTTGATGCTGGAGTGCCGATGAAGAAACACGTTGCCGGTATAGCAATGGGATTAATTAAAGCAGAAGATAAGTTTGTAATACTTTCTGACATATTAGGAGATGAGGACCACCTTGGAGATATGGACTTTAAGGTTGCAGGAACGAGAGACGGTGTTACATCTATTCAGATGGACATAAAAGTTAAAGGTCTAACAAAAGAAATCCTTGAAAAAGCTTTACAGCAAGCAAGGGAAGGCAAAAATTACATTCTAGACCTTATGTATCAAGCTATACCAGAACCAAGAAAAGAAGTATCCCCTTACGCTCCAACAGTTACAACTCTAAGAGTTTTACCTGATAAAATACCTATCATAATAGGTCCAGCTGGTAAAAATATTAAAAAGATTATAGAGGAAACAAAAGTTAAGATAGATTTAGACCCGGAAGGATTAGTCAAAATATATGCAACTTCTAGAGAGGCAGCAGAAAAAGCTGTAAGTATGATAAATGAGCTTATTTTAGATATAGAGTTAGGCGAAGTTTACATGGGGAAAGTTACAAGGGTAGAAGATTACGGAGCATTTGTTGAGCTATTACCCGGAAGATTATCTTTACTACACGTATCTCAAATAACAGGAGAAAGATTAAAATCTGCAAAAGAAAAAATAAAAGTTGGTGATATTCTAAAGGTTAAAGTGTCTGAGATTGATGATCAAGGAAGAGTAAAAGTTTCATTAAAGGATGTCCCTGAAAATGTCGAACCTAAAAATAAATTCCTTTTCAAGGAAGAATAA
- a CDS encoding ABC transporter substrate-binding protein yields MLKEIKYVLLALFIIILGFLPFYLISSKPSNQIEIKKLDITNLEPVIGKEGGILKRTLSSDPKTLNPVMAQETSSTAVIGSLFNGLTKINEKTLLPEGDLAEKWEVDSTGTVWRFYLRDAKWFDGKPVTADDVVFTYNEIYYNDSIPTSSRDVLTVEGKPFKVRKIDDKTVEFTLPKLFAVFLNAVGQPILPKHILEKSVKEGKFPSTWTVNTDPKEIIGTGPYKLVKYVQGQYVIYERNPYYWEKDKIGQQLPYIVSIQSQIIKDPDVSLVKFLSGESDIYSVRPSDLPKLAENYKKGDFTIYNLGSTPAITFIVFNQNPKAPIPKYKLKWFQNEKFRQAISYAVDRVGIVNMVYNGLAHPIYTAVTPAQKRLFDENYYPKYPYDLKKAKEILLSIGFTKGKDGFLYDKEGHKLSFTLITNAGNKERESIGNIVKEDLKKIGVEVNFQGLDFNNLVSKLMANYDFEAVIIGLTGSIDPYFGQSVWLSSGHMHMWNPKQKTPATEWEAKIDELFKKASTELDPIKRDNLYKQAFKIIGEKQPMIFIAAPEEMVAVKNKLKNVFPTVWGWYKGDYVFIDR; encoded by the coding sequence ATGTTAAAAGAGATTAAGTACGTTCTTTTAGCTTTGTTTATCATCATCTTAGGATTTTTACCGTTTTACTTAATATCCTCAAAACCTTCAAACCAAATTGAGATAAAAAAGTTAGACATAACAAATTTAGAGCCTGTTATCGGAAAAGAAGGAGGCATTTTAAAGAGAACATTATCATCTGACCCTAAAACCTTAAATCCTGTAATGGCTCAGGAGACAAGCTCTACAGCAGTTATTGGTTCTTTATTTAATGGACTTACAAAAATAAATGAAAAAACATTACTTCCTGAGGGAGATTTAGCAGAAAAATGGGAAGTTGACAGCACTGGAACTGTTTGGAGATTTTATCTAAGAGATGCAAAATGGTTTGATGGAAAACCAGTTACAGCTGATGATGTTGTATTTACCTATAACGAGATATACTACAACGACTCAATCCCTACATCTTCAAGAGATGTTTTAACGGTAGAAGGAAAACCTTTTAAGGTAAGAAAAATAGATGATAAAACAGTAGAGTTTACTTTACCTAAACTTTTTGCAGTCTTTTTAAACGCAGTTGGTCAACCTATACTTCCAAAACACATCCTTGAAAAATCAGTAAAAGAAGGAAAATTTCCTTCAACTTGGACTGTAAACACAGACCCTAAAGAGATAATAGGAACTGGTCCTTATAAACTTGTAAAGTACGTTCAAGGTCAGTACGTAATCTATGAAAGAAATCCTTACTACTGGGAAAAAGATAAAATAGGACAGCAATTACCTTATATAGTCTCAATACAGTCTCAGATAATAAAAGACCCTGACGTTTCTTTAGTTAAATTTTTATCAGGAGAAAGTGATATATACAGTGTTAGACCTTCTGATTTACCAAAGTTGGCTGAAAATTACAAAAAAGGAGATTTTACCATTTATAACTTAGGTTCAACACCAGCTATAACATTTATAGTTTTTAACCAAAATCCAAAGGCACCTATACCTAAGTATAAACTTAAATGGTTTCAAAACGAAAAATTCCGTCAAGCTATTTCTTATGCTGTAGACAGGGTAGGTATTGTAAATATGGTTTACAACGGACTGGCACACCCTATATATACAGCTGTAACACCAGCCCAAAAAAGATTGTTTGATGAAAATTACTATCCAAAGTATCCTTATGATTTAAAAAAAGCAAAAGAGATTCTTTTATCAATAGGATTTACAAAAGGGAAAGATGGATTTTTATACGATAAAGAAGGACACAAACTTAGCTTTACACTTATAACAAACGCAGGAAACAAAGAGAGAGAATCTATAGGGAACATTGTAAAAGAAGATTTAAAAAAGATAGGAGTAGAAGTAAACTTTCAAGGACTTGACTTTAATAACTTGGTATCAAAATTAATGGCAAACTACGATTTTGAAGCTGTAATAATAGGTCTAACAGGAAGTATAGACCCATACTTTGGGCAAAGCGTCTGGCTATCTTCAGGACATATGCATATGTGGAACCCAAAACAAAAAACTCCTGCAACGGAATGGGAAGCTAAAATAGATGAGCTATTTAAAAAAGCATCAACAGAACTTGACCCTATAAAAAGGGATAACCTTTATAAACAAGCATTTAAAATAATCGGAGAAAAACAGCCTATGATATTCATAGCAGCTCCCGAAGAGATGGTAGCAGTAAAAAACAAACTAAAAAACGTTTTTCCTACAGTATGGGGATGGTATAAAGGAGATTACGTGTTTATTGACAGGTAA